TACTTTGTTTAACTTGGAAGAAGTCCTGCACACAGTCCGAGAAGCAACCAAACACCTCACAGGTCTAGACATAGCAGTTATGGGTTGTATTGTCAATGGACCAGGAGAAATGGCGGATGCTGACTATGGCTATGTTGGTAAGACGCCTGGTTACATTTCTTTATATCGTGGCAGAGAAGAAATTAAAAAAGTCCCAGAAGACAAAGGCGTGGAAGAATTGATTAACCTGATCAAAGCTGATGGACGCTGGGTAGAACCCTAGGATGACTGGGGGCTGGGGACTGGGGGCTGGGGAGATGAGGAAATAATTTTCCCAATCCCTAATCCCCAATCCCTAATCCCCAATCCCCAACTAAAAACTTGTAACGCACACCACACAGGTCGCCGGATTAGCAACTATTTTCGTGAAATAAGAATACATGTCCAGTCGTTACAGTGATACCCTGTGTTAGATTGGGCATACTGAATATAAAATATTTTCCCTCTGGCGCAGCTGTCATTATGGTGATTACAAAAAGTAGGCTGGTTTTGGGTGCTACGGCAGTGACGCTCTCAACGATTGCTGTTACTAGCCTTGGCATTCACTCACGAGGTCAGGCTTTATTTAAAGAAAGTCCGAAAGAATTGATAGACGAAGTTTGGCAAATTGTTCAGCGCCAATATGTAGACGGTACTTTTAATCAGTTAGATTGGCAGGCTGTACGGAAGGAGTATTTGAGTAAATCTTACAGCAATCAGAAAGAAGCTTATAAATCCATCCGGGAAATGCTGAAAAAGCTAAATGACCCCTACACCCGGTTCATGGACCCAGATGAATTCAAAAATATGCAGGTGGATACCTCTGGGGAACTTACAGGTATTGGAATCACAATCAGTCAGGATGAAAAAACAAAGCAACTGGTTGTGATTGCGCCTATTGAGGATACACCAGCATTTAAGGCGGGGATTCTTTCCAAGGATGCGATTCTCTCAATTGATGGGAAAAGCACTAAGGGTATGGATACCAACATGGCTGTATCCTTGATTCGAGGGGAATCTGGAACGAAAGTTAAGCTAGTAATTCAGCGTAGCGGTCAAGTCAAACGGTTTGAAATCACCCGCGCCAAAATTGAAATCCATCCGGTGAAGTTTTCGCAAAAGCAGACTCCGGCTGGTAATCTGGGTTATATTCGCCTGAACCAGTTTAGTGCTAATGCTAGCAAGGAAATGCAAAATGCCATCCGGAATTTAGAAACCAAAAAGGTTGCAGGATATGTTCTGGATCTGCGTGGTAATCCTGGTGGTTTACTATTCGCTAGTGTAGACATTGCCCG
The Gloeotrichia echinulata CP02 DNA segment above includes these coding regions:
- the ctpC gene encoding carboxyl-terminal processing protease CtpC → MVITKSRLVLGATAVTLSTIAVTSLGIHSRGQALFKESPKELIDEVWQIVQRQYVDGTFNQLDWQAVRKEYLSKSYSNQKEAYKSIREMLKKLNDPYTRFMDPDEFKNMQVDTSGELTGIGITISQDEKTKQLVVIAPIEDTPAFKAGILSKDAILSIDGKSTKGMDTNMAVSLIRGESGTKVKLVIQRSGQVKRFEITRAKIEIHPVKFSQKQTPAGNLGYIRLNQFSANASKEMQNAIRNLETKKVAGYVLDLRGNPGGLLFASVDIARMWLNQGTIVSTIDRQGEQEREVANGKALTNKPLVVLVDKGSASASEILSGALQDNRRAVLVGTQTFGKGLVQSVRPLEDGSGVAVTIAKYHTPSGKDINKHGIDPDVKVDLTDAQKQQLWLHERDKLATLADPQFAKAVEVIGKQIAAKGTTSAEK